The sequence below is a genomic window from Microcebus murinus isolate Inina chromosome 4, M.murinus_Inina_mat1.0, whole genome shotgun sequence.
CCCCTGCGGTCCACACGGAGACCCCGGCCCGCCCGGCACCCTGTGGGCCGCCCTGGGTGTCACGTGGCCCCTCTTCACAACCAACTGTGGATAAgggtgaattaaaaaaaaaagaaagtggggtgtcgggagggtgggcaGTGAGTTCGGGGGGGCCACGCCACGGCATAGTGGGGACAGGGGCGTATGTacagggtgggcagggggccCGGGCCCCGGGGGAcgtcttcaataaataaataaatagctacgATAATAAATTAGGGTGACGGGCTAAGTCGGGGGCGGGGCTTGTGCCCGTggctggtgggggggaggggaggggagggctctcAGCACGCGCAGTCCTGGTGCGGGGGCGCCTGCTGGTCGCTGAGCTGCGGGCCCTGCTTGGCGCCCGTGACGGCGGGGTCCGCGGTGTCCAGAGACTCGGACATCTTCTCGCAGATCACGTCCACCAGGCGCTCGAAGGTCTGCTTGACATTGATGTTGTCCTTGGCACTTGCCTCGAAGAACTCGAACCCTGCCGCCGGGGAGGGGGCGTGTGAGGACCCCGGCCGCCCTGCCCCAGAGACTTTCCCGAGGAAAGGGGAGCACCCCATGCCACCGGCAGGCCCACTGGAGGCACTGACAAGTCCCGCTTTGAACTGGGTCAGCCCTACATTTCCGGCCCTTGTCTTTCCCTTAAAGCTGTCTGCTTCTCACTGCCCCGCCAAGACCCCTGCCCGGTCCAGCCCCAGACACGGGCCCCGGGGGCCTCCGACACTCAGACCCATCTgtgcccgccctccctccctcctcacacaCCCTCCATGGCTCCCTATTGCCCTGGGAAGAGTTCCGGCTTCTAAGCACGTGGCCGAGGGCCTGCATGTGGGCCACAGGTTCTCCCAGGTGGCGTGCATGTTCCAGCCATGTAAATAGGACTATTGCCAAAACACACAGCAGCTTTCTTACCTCTGGTCTTCGCCCaggctgtttcttctgcctggacgAGCCTTCAAGCACCACATCCATCGTCCCTGCCCTCCCGGAAGCCTGCCTTGCCCCATGGACTTCCCCAGCCCAGGTCCCTCCCTTCACAAGGCTAACTGCTCTCAGGGGCCAGCGACACCCAATGCAGGACGGTGAGGGTATCAGATTGAATCGGTGAACTCCTACACATCCCTCAAGACCCACCTCAAATGGCCCCTGGATCAACACCAGTTTGCAGAAAGTGCAGACTGCCCACATTTGAATCCGGGCCCTGTCACGGTTTTGCTTTGAGaccctggctgtgtcccctgccctTTGAGCATCTCcgtgtcctcctcctcctggccttGCGGGTCTGCAGTCCTGCTGGGCACTCACCGAGGTGGTCAGCCAGTTGCCGGCCACGTTCCGACGATACCACCCTCTCGTCTTCCATGTCACACTTGTTCCCCACTAGCAGCACCTGGGCGTTGTCCCACGAGTAGGTCTTGATCTGGGTGGACCTGCAGGAGGCGGCAACAGGGCGGGGTAGGGCTTGGGGAATCCAAGCTCCGTGTCCCCAGGCTGGTCCAGGGCCTGTCCCCTAGGGATAAGGGACAGGGAAGACCCTGGcccaccaccctcccctccccctcgccccactgcagcccccgtctcctcctcattctttttttttttttttcttttttacaaccTAACCAGTTGTATAGGGACATAACCTCCTCATTCTCTACACATGGCAGGCTCATCTTTCATCGTGGGCTGTGACCTGCCAGGGTCAGGCTTTCCTCACCCCCAGCAATCCTCCCCGGAAGCCACAGTCTCCTGCGTTTCCCAggaattccatatatatatatatttttttttttttttaagagagagccTTGCTCTGGactgcagtggcacgatcacagctcactacagccttgaactcctgggctcgggcgACCTCCCCtcttcagcctctggagtagctgggactacaggcgtgcaccactgcacccagctatttttttttttttcggtagagacagggtctcgctgtgttgcccaggctggtctcgaactcctgacctccagcgatccgcccgcctcggcctcccagagtgctgggaggaCATTGAAATCTTTCTAACCTCCAACCTGTGCAAACTGTCCTCGTCGGTTTTGTCCCCAACTGCCCCCACGAGAAGCCACCGAACGGTGTTTCCCTATATGCGAACAGTTTCATTTTTGCATCTGAACTCATGTTTTCCCATCTTCCTCTTCTGCACGAGCCTGGCGGGGGTGGTGGGAGGGCGGGGGCTCACCAGTCCTGCACGGCGTTGAAGGACTCCTCGTTGGTGATGTCGTACATGAGGATGAAGCCCATGGCGCCCCGGTAGTAGGCCGTGGTGATGGTGCGGTAACGCTCCTGCCCCGCCGTGTCCTAGGGCAGGAGAGACGGCCGTCAGGGAGGACCGCGTGAGCTGCTCAGAGCGGAACGATCTCGGAGACGGTCCTGTGCAGGCCCCGGAGACCCGGAGAGGGGCGGgagcctgcccagggccacaaAGGGTCAGGAGGAGCAGGCTGGGCGCCTGCGTGCAGACCCCATCGGCGCTCCCCGTTACCTGCAGAATCCTTCTCTCATTCATTCCACACACACGTACCTACGGGGCACCGACCGGCGCCACGCCCCGCGCTGGGGACACGGCTGTGAACCGAACAGCCAGAAATCCCCACCCTCGTGGAAGTCACGGCCCCGAACAGGAAACAGGCAACAGCCACGCAAATGTGCCGTGTTGCATGGAGGGTGACAAGCCCTCGGGAGGACAATCAAGCCGGGCAAGGATGCAGAGTATCAGAGTCGCTGGAGCACCTGAAGGCGGCCCGTGTGAGGGCCGGCGGGCAGGGCACAGCCCgcgcaaaggccctggggcagggctgtgcACGGTGTGCCCGAGGGACAGTGAGTGAGCTGAGCAGGAGTCGGAGGAAGACCGACGACTGGGGTGAAGGTGCCAGCGGGGCACTGACCAGGCGGGTTTCCCCGGCTGGGAGAGGGGCGTGGGTTTTACCCCGAGAGTGAGGTGGGAGCCACAGGAGGGCAGCGGGCAGAGAAGGGACAGGTCTAATCTGGGAATAACAGGCTCGGTCAGGCCTCTGCCAggttggggaggaggcagggagacccTGGGAGGGGGGTGTGGCCAGGGGGGGCACCTGCATTTGTCCCAGGCAGTAAGATCCCAGCTGGAACCTCACACACAGAGCCTCGAATGGAAGAACTTGAagaagggggaaactgaggcactgagctTAGGTGCTGATGGGGGGGGCAGGGGTGCTCTCCGTACTTCTgctccctggcacacagcaggcgccCAATAAATGCCCGGCGTGTAAATGGGTGGCCCTGGCCAGGAAAGAGGCAGAAACAGTTGGGGCAGCTTCTCCAAGGAGGGAGGCGGACCCACCCAGATCTGCAGCTTGATCCTCTTGTCGTTGCGGTAGATGGTCTTGACCTTGAAGTCGATGCCCACGGTGCTGACGAAGGCGGGCGTGAAGGAGTCGTCGGCGTAGCGGAAGAGGAAGGACGTCTTGCCCACGCTGCTGTTGCCGATGATGAGGATCTTGAACATGTAGTCGAAGTTCTGGTCCGAGGACTCCTTCTGCCCGTAGCGGGAGTCTGTGGCAGACGCCATCTGGGGGTGCGGGGACAGGAGAGCGTGAGGGGCCCCCGTTCGTCCGCGAAGGCGCAGGCCCAGGCGCAGGGTGCAGAGCGTGCCAGAAGGGAGCCCGTGCCTGGAGACCCCCCTGTCCCGCCAGCCCCAGGATTAAGGGCGGGCCGTGACCTTGAGAGGCGGGAGACTTCAGGGGACGGAGACGCCCCTCCAGCAGGCCTGCACCCCAGCTCTGGCTGTAACCCTAAACGTACGGCTGCGCCCGCCGGAGGAGGGGACTGTGGCGGGCCCCGCCCCCCATCAATCTTTCATGGTCCTCGGCCGGCTCCGAGCACACGCGagtcccgtcccgtcccgtcccgcgGGGATGCGCGCCTGCAGCCTCCCGTTCCCCGGAACCCCAGGGCCGGGACCACGCGGCCGCGTCACGAGACAGGGCTGCGGGGCGCACACGCTCGCGTGCACCGGCCTCGCACACTCCTCTCCACgcgcgtgcgcgcgcgcacacccTCCGGGGGGGCACAGGCGCGGACACCTGTCTGCACGCCGGCCCTCCTTTAGAAACGTGCAAGCCCACCCGTGAATGGCCCGTGGGCACGGCTCCCTCCGCCCTCGCGTGTGCACGTCACGGACACGGACCCCCGTGCACGCGTGCACGGCGCTGTGCGCGCACCCACGCAGCCCAGGCGCCGCCCTCCGCAAGCGTGGAGCACGCACACACTCAGGCCccggcggcggggggggggggttgtgggGGGGTCACACGAGTATACCCAGGCACGCGAGCAAGGGCACACACAGACCTGCTGACACAGGCGGGCGCGCACACGCGTGTGCACTTCACGCGCGCGCGCACGCAGAGGCCTCCCGCAAGGcacccgcctcccctccccctccgccgCAGAGCccgggggttggaggggtagcaGGGGGGAGGACAGGGCAGGCGGGGCGCGCCCGGGCCCGACCCCTCCCCGGGCCAGCCGCGGCCGCGTCCTCCCCCGCGTGCGCCCCCTGCCAGCCgggtccccgccgccgccggcccctCGGCAGTCGGATGAAGGTTATGCAGGCGCTCGCAGCGCGGGCTCGCCGGCCGCCCGGGAGCTCACCTTGCCCTGCGCCAATGCAACGGCGACCCTGGCGGCGGCTGttccggcggcggcggcggcggcgacacGGGGCCCGGTGCGCCGGTGTGGGCTGcacggcagcggcggcggcggcggcggcggatcAGGCCCCTGCAGTCCTCGGTGACGTCCTGCaaagggcggggcggggcctcgcaTGCAGATAGGGCCGTGACGCCACGCGGAGGCGGGGCCGCGCGCAGGGCCGCGGCCAGTGGCGCACGCGGagccgggaggggcggggcccccGCGGAGATTGACGCGCCGACGGGGCGGGGCCCGGCGTGCGCATCCAATAGGGACGCGAGCGGCTCTGGCGCTGGCTCCGCCTCCCGCCTGCCTCGGGGAGGCGGGGCTGCCCGGCGTCCTCTCACTGGCTCCGGCGTTTGAGCGACGGTCCCACTCACCAATGAGCGGCCGTCTGCTCCTTCCTCCCGTCCAATGGCGGCTCCCGGGCGGTGGAAGGGCCGAGAGGCCGAGGCCTTGGCCGAGCCCGGGTCTTGGAGGGGCGGTTCCCTTCCGCGCCCACCCGGGACTGCTGCGGCCACCGCGGTCCGCTGCGAGGTGCTGTGACCTCTCGCTTAATGCCCCGGGAAAGAGGCACTGGAGCCCGAGCCGTTCCGCTGCCCCGCATTGATGGCGTGCAAAATaagcacaaaggaagaaaaaggccGTGCGGGCTTAGATGCCCCCGTGCATCGCCCGGGGCGTGAGACCCCAGCCAGGGGGTGGCGGGGACgcacccctcccctgctcctgAGGGCCGCCCGCCCGACCAGGTCCCCCAAAAGAAGGAAGGGGCTGTTTGCTCCCGGCGCCTGCAGAGGAAGACGGGAAGGGATGGCGAAGCTGGGGCAGAGGAACCTGTCCCCTACGTCTGCAAATGACCTGGGAACCCGGGGTGCGTGGGGAGGGGGGGTCCGAGCGAGGCTGCCATCCTCGTGGTGCTCAGGGTCAAAGTCCccggagggagggggagggggcctgggagaCCGGCCCCCCCCCATCCTGCGGAAGCGAGACCTGGAGAACGGGGACTTTAGGGGCTAAGATGCTCCGTGGTTTATTTCCCCAAATCTTAAGGGGAAGGAAAAGTCAAAAACGGGGCGGGGGTGAGGAGCCCCAAGACACCGCGGCCCCCCACTCGGGGTCTTCAAACCCCGCAGGGGGTGTAGGGCCCCCCCTCCCAGGAGAGTCCCGAGCCCCTCGAGGCCCCGCCCGGAGCCAGGGTTACGGATGTGGGGGGACCCAGCCCCACCCCGCGCCGCGCCGCGAGGCCGGGCTGCGGAAGTGGGGGGGCTCGTCCTGTTTATAAAAAGCTCGCCAGCTGCGGAGGCGCCGGGAGACCAGAATAACTTCGCGCCTCGCCGCCCGGCCCCCACCGCCCCCGCCCGCAGCCGCCTCCGGAGCCCGCGCGCACCGACggtccccccccccgcccgccgcGTGCACTGGggacattaatttctttctacggGTCACGTCTTTGCCCTCCTCCCCGACTGGGACTGTTAAAGTATCACGGCTCCACTGCGGAGAATTGGGAACAACATTCAGAAAaacgaaaaataaataaaaataaatccacatccCATTCTtccccctgcccgccctgccctccGCGCCCAGGCTCGGCCGCCAGGCAAATCCTGGTGCAGACCCGGCCCCTGGTGCAGGCCTGGCCCCTGGTGCAGACCCCGGCCCCTGGTGCAGGCCCGGCCCCCGGTGCAGACCCTGCCTCTGGTGCAGGCCCGGCCCCTGGTGCAGACCCTGCCTCTGGTGCAGGCCCGGCCCCTGGTGCAGACCCTGCCTCTGGTGCAGGCCCGGCCTCTGGTGCAGACCCTGCCTCTGGTGCAGGCCTGGCCTCTGGTGCAGGCCCGGCCTCTGGTGCAGACCCGGCCTCTGGTGCAGGCCCGGCCCCAGGGCCGCGGAGGCGGGGCGTGAGAGGACTCGCTCCCTGAGCTCCCAAACGCGGGCTTCATACGTGGGT
It includes:
- the RAB3A gene encoding ras-related protein Rab-3A; translated protein: MASATDSRYGQKESSDQNFDYMFKILIIGNSSVGKTSFLFRYADDSFTPAFVSTVGIDFKVKTIYRNDKRIKLQIWDTAGQERYRTITTAYYRGAMGFILMYDITNEESFNAVQDWSTQIKTYSWDNAQVLLVGNKCDMEDERVVSSERGRQLADHLGFEFFEASAKDNINVKQTFERLVDVICEKMSESLDTADPAVTGAKQGPQLSDQQAPPHQDCAC